A stretch of Dietzia lutea DNA encodes these proteins:
- the glf gene encoding UDP-galactopyranose mutase produces the protein MAGERQWGTYDLIVVGSGFYGLTVAERAASELGKRVLVLERRHHIGGNAYSEPEPETGIEIHKYGAHLFHTSNERVWEYVNRFTSFTGYQHRVFAMHKGTAYQFPMGLGLICQFFGRYYSPDEARALIAEQASEFSSEEAANFEEKAISLIGRPLYEAFIKDYTAKQWQTDPKNLPAGNITRLPVRYTFDNRYFNDTYEGLPVDGYTAWLENMAADERIDVVLDTDWFDVREAVRAASPDAPVVYTGPLDRYFDYADGELGWRTLDFETEVLPTGDFQGTPVMNYNDAEYDYTRIHEFRHFHPERKNYPTDKTVIMREYSRFAEREDEPYYPINESTDREKLAAYRDRAKAETAANKVLFGGRLGTYQYLDMHMAIASALTMFDNTLAPHLRVGAPLADG, from the coding sequence ATGGCAGGCGAACGGCAGTGGGGCACCTATGACCTCATCGTGGTGGGGTCGGGTTTCTACGGTCTGACGGTCGCCGAGCGGGCGGCGAGCGAGCTCGGCAAGCGCGTGCTGGTGCTCGAGCGGCGTCACCACATCGGCGGCAACGCCTACTCCGAGCCCGAGCCCGAGACCGGCATCGAGATCCACAAGTACGGCGCGCACCTGTTCCACACCTCCAACGAGCGCGTGTGGGAGTACGTCAACCGCTTCACGTCCTTCACCGGCTACCAGCACCGCGTGTTCGCCATGCACAAGGGCACCGCGTACCAGTTCCCCATGGGCCTGGGCCTGATCTGCCAGTTCTTCGGCCGCTACTACTCGCCCGACGAGGCGCGCGCGCTCATCGCCGAGCAGGCCTCCGAGTTCTCCTCCGAGGAGGCGGCGAACTTCGAGGAGAAGGCCATCTCCCTCATCGGCCGCCCGCTCTACGAGGCGTTCATCAAGGACTACACGGCCAAGCAGTGGCAGACCGATCCCAAGAACCTGCCCGCCGGCAACATCACCCGCCTGCCCGTGCGGTACACGTTCGACAACCGCTACTTCAACGACACCTACGAGGGCCTGCCCGTCGACGGCTACACCGCGTGGCTGGAGAACATGGCGGCCGACGAGCGGATCGACGTGGTGCTGGACACCGACTGGTTCGACGTCCGCGAGGCCGTCCGCGCGGCGAGCCCCGATGCGCCCGTCGTCTACACCGGCCCGCTGGACCGCTACTTCGACTACGCCGACGGCGAGCTGGGCTGGCGCACCCTGGACTTCGAGACCGAGGTCCTGCCGACCGGCGACTTCCAGGGCACCCCGGTGATGAACTACAACGACGCGGAGTACGACTACACCCGCATCCACGAGTTCCGCCACTTCCACCCCGAGCGCAAGAACTACCCCACGGACAAGACCGTGATCATGCGCGAGTACAGCCGGTTCGCCGAGCGCGAGGACGAGCCGTACTACCCGATCAACGAGTCCACCGACCGCGAGAAGCTGGCCGCCTACCGCGACCGCGCCAAGGCCGAGACCGCCGCCAACAAGGTGCTGTTCGGTGGCCGGCTGGGCACGTACCAGTACCTCGACATGCACATGGCCATCGCGTCCGCGCTGACGATGTTCGACAACACGCTGGCGCCGCACCTGCGCGTCGGAGCGCCGCTCGCCGACGGCTGA